From one Gemella morbillorum genomic stretch:
- a CDS encoding ferredoxin: MKTKVVRDNCIACGNCNAICPDIYDYDEDGIAYCHIDNNEMTEEIDEEFRSLVLDAYKNCPTEAIIVED, from the coding sequence ATGAAAACTAAAGTAGTGAGAGATAATTGTATAGCTTGCGGAAATTGTAACGCAATTTGTCCTGATATATATGATTATGATGAAGATGGGATAGCATACTGTCATATTGATAATAATGAAATGACTGAAGAGATAGATGAAGAGTTTAGAAGTTTAGTGCTAGATGCATATAAAAATTGCCCAACTGAGGCTATTATAGTAGAAGATTAG
- a CDS encoding XTP/dITP diphosphatase, giving the protein MKNLILASNNAHKVKEIKQILTDYNILTLKEVNFTEDIIEDGDSFEENALIKARTIAKYSGKAAIADDSGLSVDKLNGRPGVYSARYSPEQTDEKNIEKVLTELAGEQSKAKFVSVIAMVTPEGDEFTFRGECEGEIIFEKRGTNGFGYDPIFYVPELNKTFAEISSDEKNAISHRKKSLEKFAKFLKEQDNEN; this is encoded by the coding sequence ATGAAAAATTTAATATTAGCATCAAATAATGCTCATAAAGTAAAAGAAATTAAACAAATTTTAACTGATTATAATATTTTAACATTGAAAGAAGTCAATTTTACTGAAGATATTATAGAAGATGGTGATAGTTTTGAAGAAAATGCACTAATCAAAGCTCGAACTATAGCGAAATATTCTGGGAAAGCTGCTATTGCAGATGATAGTGGTCTCAGTGTTGATAAGTTAAATGGTCGGCCTGGTGTTTATTCAGCTCGTTATTCTCCAGAACAGACAGATGAAAAAAATATTGAAAAAGTACTTACTGAATTAGCAGGTGAACAATCAAAAGCTAAATTTGTTTCGGTTATCGCTATGGTTACACCTGAAGGTGATGAATTTACATTTAGAGGTGAATGTGAAGGAGAAATTATCTTTGAAAAGCGTGGAACTAATGGTTTTGGTTATGATCCCATATTTTATGTACCTGAATTAAATAAAACATTCGCTGAAATCTCTTCTGATGAAAAAAATGCAATAAGTCATCGTAAAAAATCTTTAGAAAAATTTGCAAAATTTTTAAAAGAGCAAGACAATGAAAACTAA
- the racE gene encoding glutamate racemase, translating into MKNAIGVFDSGVGGLTVAREIMRQLPNETIYYFGDVKNCPYGDKTKDEIIKNTEKAVEFLINQGVKMIVLACNTATAAALEYLQDRYNLPIIGVVQPGARRAIQATENNNVLVLGTQFTADSKVYDKEIKNINSDIVVYDKACPTFCPFIEAEGNLVEGATQKLLKDVLFDTKLLDIDTVVLGCTHYPILKKDIEEYYGNNIKVISSGHEAARDVSTVLGYAKLLQKKLNKTDHKFFISKESEHFNNIASKWLKHTIKAEVVDI; encoded by the coding sequence ATGAAAAATGCTATAGGCGTATTCGATAGTGGAGTGGGGGGATTAACCGTTGCTAGAGAAATTATGCGACAACTTCCAAATGAAACTATATATTATTTTGGAGATGTAAAGAACTGTCCTTATGGTGATAAAACCAAAGATGAAATTATAAAAAACACAGAAAAAGCTGTTGAATTTCTAATTAACCAAGGAGTTAAAATGATTGTTCTTGCTTGTAATACTGCCACTGCAGCAGCTTTAGAATATTTACAAGATAGATATAACTTGCCGATAATAGGGGTTGTTCAGCCAGGAGCAAGACGTGCGATACAGGCAACAGAAAACAATAATGTTTTAGTACTAGGAACGCAGTTTACAGCAGATTCTAAAGTTTACGATAAAGAAATAAAAAATATTAATTCTGATATAGTTGTTTATGATAAAGCATGCCCAACTTTTTGTCCTTTTATAGAAGCCGAAGGTAATCTAGTAGAAGGTGCTACACAAAAGCTTCTTAAAGACGTATTATTTGATACAAAATTATTAGATATAGACACAGTTGTATTAGGTTGCACTCACTATCCAATTTTAAAAAAAGATATTGAAGAATATTATGGAAACAATATAAAAGTCATATCGTCAGGACATGAAGCGGCGCGTGATGTGAGTACCGTATTAGGTTATGCAAAACTACTTCAGAAAAAACTTAATAAAACCGATCATAAATTTTTTATTTCAAAAGAAAGTGAACATTTTAATAATATAGCATCTAAATGGTTAAAACATACTATTAAAGCTGAAGTAGTAGATATATAG